One region of Gossypium raimondii isolate GPD5lz chromosome 6, ASM2569854v1, whole genome shotgun sequence genomic DNA includes:
- the LOC105774696 gene encoding protein DETOXIFICATION 51: protein MCNQTTTASILTSTQNSSQTHLYFHPGKHRHHHDHGAHHLCPSISDIITEAKSLFNLAFPLALTGLILYSRSIISMLFLGHLGDIQLAAGSLAIAFANVTGYSVLSGLALGMEPLCSQAFGAQRHKLLSLTLHRYVIFLLFVSILISFLWINMFNIMVYLRQDPNITRIGQRYLLFSLLDLFTNSFIHPIRIYLRAQGITHPLTLATLAATILHLPISFLLVSHFNLGVAGVAASASISNFFVLVSLVVYIWTSGLHHPTWEKPTLECLTGWKPLLKLAAPSCVSVCLEWWWYEIMIVMCGLLVNPKAPVASMGILIQTTSLLYVFPSSLGFAVSTRVGNELGANRPYKARLLAVVAVFVSAMMGLSASTFASGMRNKWARMFTSDPEILRLTSIALPILGLCELGNCPQTVGCGVLRGSARPSTAANVNLGAFYLVGMPVAVGLGFYVGVGFSGIWLGLLSAQVCCAGLMLYVVGSTDWDLQAKRAQMLTCVDTTWLPHDFDNNSKGEEEQQPFICSVLTSAA from the coding sequence ATGTGTAACCAAACCACCACCGCTTCCATCCTTACTTCTACTCAGAACTCTTCTCAAACCCACCTTTATTTCCACCCTGGAAAGCATAGGCATCACCATGACCATGGAGCCCATCACCTATGCCCTTCGATCTCTGACATCATAACTGAAGCTAAATCACTCTTCAATCTAGCCTTCCCCTTAGCCTTGACTGGTCTCATTCTCTATTCTCGTTCCATCATTTCCATGCTCTTCCTTGGCCATCTCGGCGATATCCAACTGGCTGCCGGTTCATTAGCTATAGCCTTTGCTAACGTCACCGGCTACTCTGTCCTTTCCGGCCTTGCTTTAGGTATGGAGCCACTGTGTTCACAAGCCTTTGGAGCTCAAAGACATAAACTTTTATCTTTAACCCTTCACCGCTACGTTATTTTCCTCTTATTCGTTTCCATATTGATATCCTTTCTTTGGATAAACATGTTCAACATTATGGTTTATCTTCGTCAAGATCCTAATATCACCCGCATCGGCCAAAGGTACTTACTGTTTTCCCTACTTGACCTCTTCACCAATTCTTTCATTCACCCAATACGCATTTACCTTCGCGCTCAAGGCATCACCCACCCGCTCACTTTAGCAACCCTCGCCGCCACCATTCTCCATTTACCCATCAGCTTCTTACTCGTCTCCCATTTCAACTTGGGCGTCGCCGGGGTAGCCGCTTCTGCTTCCATCTCCAACTTCTTCGTTCTCGTCTCCCTGGTTGTTTACATTTGGACCTCGGGCCTCCACCATCCCACGTGGGAAAAACCCACTTTGGAGTGTTTAACCGGCTGGAAGCCGCTGCTCAAGCTAGCCGCGCCAAGCTgtgtttctgtttgtttggaGTGGTGGTGGTACGAGATCATGATCGTGATGTGTGGGCTTTTGGTGAACCCGAAGGCGCCGGTCGCTTCAATGGGGATATTGATTCAAACGACGTCGTTGTTGTACGTTTTCCCTTCTTCGTTGGGTTTCGCGGTTTCGACTCGTGTCGGAAACGAATTAGGGGCAAACCGTCCTTATAAAGCGAGATTATTGGCTGTGGTGGCGGTTTTCGTATCAGCCATGATGGGCTTATCAGCGTCGACGTTTGCATCAGGGATGAGAAATAAGTGGGCCAGGATGTTCACATCTGATCCTGAGATCCTACGGCTGACATCCATTGCACTACCTATCCTAGGGTTATGCGAGCTGGGGAACTGCCCGCAAACAGTGGGATGTGGGGTCCTCAGAGGGAGTGCACGTCCTTCCACCGCAGCTAACGTGAACCTCGGGGCATTTTACTTGGTGGGCATGCCCGTTGCGGTCGGACTCGGATTCTATGTCGGAGTCGGATTTTCTGGGATATGGTTGGGCCTACTTTCGGCCCAGGTGTGTTGCGCTGGGCTTATGCTGTATGTGGTGGGGTCCACTGACTGGGACCTACAAGCCAAGAGGGCCCAGATGCTGACGTGTGTAGATACTACATGGCTACCTCATGATTTTGATAATAATAGTAAGGGTGAGGAAGAACAACAGCCGTTCATTTGCAGTGTGCTGACTTCAGCTGcctaa